A stretch of the Candidatus Limnocylindrales bacterium genome encodes the following:
- a CDS encoding PAS domain S-box protein — translation MPGDGAVVTAGRAPEENLTDHFVQFYQDDASLVESLADYVRCAIESDEAVVVIATAAHRSRLRRVLRNRGVDLAAARRRSQYVPLDADATLAKLMRGPDPDAAAFDAVIGGCIRKLARAWPAVRAFGEMVTRLCDAGNRDGALRLEALWEELARLQRFSLYCAYPLRAFSGDGAPAFLDSVCRAHSHLIPAESFSDARTRYEQLREVVLLQQKAERLEHEIEQREASERELADFVENAIEGLHKVGADGTILWANGAELRMLGYEPSEYIGHHIAEFHVDAEVIDAMLCRLLSGESLINHRARLRCKDGSIKNVLIHSNGCFVHGKFAYSRCFTRDVTDIERAHQDSSMLATVVECSNDAIITKALDGTITTWNPAATRMFGYTADEAIGSSVAILIPADRLQEEAEIFERLREGNTVEHYETVRLAKDGRRIDISLTVSPIRDEHGAVTGVSTIARDVTDRMRADRALRDSERRFSAFMECLPGLAWIKDSEGRYVYANRAVEGPFGMKCEQLYGKTDSEVFSAETARQFRENDERALATGDGVRVIEALEHEDGVHYSLVSKFPIDAGETRYIGGVAIDITDRMRAEAALVESDRRKDEFLATLAHELRNPLAPIRNSLHILRMQDGGSAARDRVHEMMERQVAHMVRLVDDLLELSRISRGKIELRKERVYLRDVIEQALETSKPHIEGGGHVIRIELPDEPVLIEADPVRLAQVFANLFNNAAKYTTEPGTITVAGGRRGGTVSVSIIDTGIGIPAGMLSRVFEMFAQVDNPLRRSQDGLGIGLSLVRTLVGMHGGTIEARSEGLARGSEFIVTLPVADSATSEHDDPRTWRKGEGRTVSRILVVDDNRDAADSMGMMLRFLGADVQVAYDGPSALEVTRIVRPDVVLMDLGMPGMSGYDVVRRMREDPICHSVLFIALTGWGQDEDRRRSREAGFHHHLVKPVDLGALQALLASRESRA, via the coding sequence GTGCCGGGCGACGGTGCCGTCGTCACCGCAGGACGCGCGCCAGAAGAGAACCTGACGGATCACTTCGTTCAGTTCTACCAGGATGACGCGTCTCTGGTGGAATCGCTTGCGGACTATGTGCGGTGTGCCATCGAGTCCGACGAAGCGGTTGTCGTCATCGCTACCGCCGCTCATCGGTCCCGCCTGCGGCGCGTCCTGCGAAACCGCGGTGTCGATCTGGCGGCTGCCCGCCGGCGCTCGCAGTACGTTCCGCTCGACGCCGACGCTACGCTCGCAAAGCTCATGCGCGGGCCGGACCCGGACGCGGCCGCCTTCGACGCGGTGATCGGCGGATGCATCCGCAAGCTCGCCCGGGCCTGGCCTGCCGTGCGTGCATTCGGAGAAATGGTGACGCGCCTCTGTGACGCCGGCAATCGTGACGGCGCGCTGCGCCTGGAGGCGTTGTGGGAGGAGCTTGCCCGGCTGCAGCGGTTCTCGCTCTACTGTGCGTATCCGCTGCGGGCGTTCTCCGGCGACGGCGCGCCGGCCTTCCTCGACAGCGTCTGCCGCGCGCACTCGCATCTGATCCCGGCCGAAAGCTTCTCCGACGCACGCACGCGCTACGAGCAGCTGCGGGAAGTCGTTCTTCTGCAGCAGAAGGCGGAGCGTCTGGAGCACGAGATCGAGCAACGCGAGGCAAGCGAGCGCGAGCTGGCGGATTTCGTGGAGAACGCGATCGAGGGGCTGCACAAGGTCGGTGCGGACGGGACCATTCTGTGGGCCAATGGCGCAGAACTGCGCATGCTCGGCTACGAGCCCAGCGAATACATCGGTCACCACATCGCCGAGTTCCACGTCGATGCCGAGGTGATCGACGCGATGCTATGCCGCCTGCTGAGCGGCGAAAGCCTGATCAATCATCGGGCGCGCCTTCGTTGCAAGGACGGGTCGATCAAGAACGTGCTGATTCACTCGAACGGCTGCTTCGTGCACGGGAAGTTCGCGTACTCGCGCTGCTTCACCCGCGATGTGACGGACATCGAACGGGCGCACCAGGACAGCTCGATGCTGGCGACCGTCGTGGAGTGCTCGAACGATGCGATCATCACCAAGGCACTCGACGGAACCATTACGACGTGGAACCCGGCCGCCACCAGGATGTTCGGCTATACGGCCGACGAAGCGATCGGCAGTTCGGTCGCGATCCTGATTCCGGCCGACCGCCTGCAGGAGGAGGCCGAAATCTTCGAGCGGCTGCGCGAAGGCAACACGGTCGAGCACTACGAGACGGTGCGTCTGGCGAAAGATGGGAGACGCATCGACATATCGTTGACCGTGTCACCGATCCGGGACGAGCACGGCGCCGTCACGGGTGTGTCGACGATAGCTCGCGACGTGACGGACCGGATGCGCGCCGACCGCGCGTTGCGCGACAGCGAACGGCGCTTCTCCGCGTTCATGGAATGCCTGCCCGGGCTCGCATGGATCAAGGACTCCGAGGGGCGCTACGTCTACGCCAATCGAGCCGTCGAAGGCCCTTTCGGGATGAAATGCGAGCAACTGTACGGGAAAACCGATTCCGAGGTTTTTTCAGCCGAAACTGCGCGGCAGTTCCGTGAAAACGACGAGCGGGCGCTCGCGACCGGCGATGGCGTGAGGGTGATCGAGGCGCTCGAGCACGAGGATGGCGTGCATTATTCGCTGGTCAGCAAGTTTCCGATCGATGCCGGCGAAACGCGCTACATCGGCGGCGTCGCGATCGATATCACAGACAGAATGCGGGCCGAGGCCGCGCTCGTGGAATCCGACCGCAGGAAGGACGAGTTCCTGGCAACGCTGGCCCACGAGTTGCGAAATCCCCTGGCGCCGATCCGCAACAGCCTGCACATCCTGCGCATGCAAGACGGCGGCAGCGCCGCCAGGGACCGAGTCCACGAGATGATGGAGCGGCAGGTAGCGCACATGGTACGGCTCGTCGACGATCTCCTCGAGCTGTCGCGCATCAGCCGCGGAAAGATCGAGCTGCGCAAGGAGCGCGTCTATCTACGCGATGTGATCGAACAGGCTCTGGAGACCAGCAAGCCGCACATCGAAGGGGGCGGTCACGTCATCAGGATCGAGCTGCCCGACGAGCCGGTTCTGATCGAGGCCGATCCCGTGCGTCTGGCTCAGGTCTTCGCCAACCTGTTCAACAACGCGGCGAAGTATACCACCGAGCCCGGGACCATCACCGTTGCCGGCGGTCGACGCGGCGGCACCGTTTCCGTATCGATCATCGACACCGGCATAGGGATCCCCGCCGGCATGCTGTCGCGGGTGTTCGAGATGTTCGCTCAGGTCGATAATCCCCTGCGTCGTAGCCAGGACGGGCTCGGCATCGGCCTCAGCCTCGTTCGGACGCTGGTCGGTATGCATGGCGGCACCATCGAAGCGCGCAGCGAGGGTCTGGCACGCGGAAGCGAGTTCATCGTCACGCTTCCGGTCGCGGATTCCGCGACTTCCGAGCATGACGACCCGCGCACCTGGCGGAAGGGCGAAGGCCGGACCGTTTCGCGCATCCTGGTCGTCGACGACAACCGCGACGCAGCCGACAGCATGGGCATGATGCTGCGCTTCCTGGGTGCGGACGTGCAAGTTGCGTATGACGGCCCGTCCGCGCTCGAGGTGACGCGCATCGTACGACCCGACGTCGTGCTCATGGACCTGGGCATGCCGGGCATGAGCGGGTACGACGTGGTACGCCGCATGCGCGAGGATCCGATCTGTCACTCCGTGCTGTTCATCGCGCTGACGGGGTGGGGACAGGACGAGGACCGCAGGCGCTCTCGGGAGGCGGGCTTTCATCACCATCTCGTCAAGCCCGTCGATCTCGGCGCGTTGCAGGCGCTGCTCGCATCGCGCGAGTCGCGCGCCTGA
- a CDS encoding carotenoid oxygenase family protein, translating to MGLATSPDQTTVAAPARLKQGPSSWQEWWINAWRPSTTEAAYRITEIEGEVPRELNGTLYRNGPSQKILPAQGYGALHLFDGDALVHAFRFEDGAVHYRGRFVEHPTYLREQAEGRYCMNGVGVKVDDPVEPFRVQPNTNVVFHAGKLMALVENSWPTVLDADTLATRETMFGFGDSQLGMSVTAHPKIDGKTGQMIIHGYQPFEPYLQLYIVEPDGRCSLAEAIDAPYAVMAHDLAITENHVIFVWAPAYFDGMKIAEGGGFNESIRWEPERGLLFGIRRREPGAKTQWFTAPSPGFIFHPGNAYEEDGKIYMDACTYRDGGALLEALSGFRSAKVRPGFHAVPFLYEFDLASGTCRERQLDDRGAEFPRIDDRLVGHKNRFGYAAMSRRGNDMADTWATVVRYDRTGGHSVVHDFGKWQWPSEPVFVPRSAGSAEDDGFVLCTVYDGNTDGSYVAVLDAANLDAKPLAKCHLQHRIPMGFHGNFVA from the coding sequence ATGGGATTGGCGACCTCCCCCGACCAAACGACCGTCGCAGCGCCGGCGCGTCTCAAGCAGGGCCCCTCGAGCTGGCAGGAGTGGTGGATCAACGCTTGGCGACCGTCGACGACCGAAGCCGCCTACCGCATCACCGAGATCGAAGGGGAGGTTCCGCGCGAGCTGAACGGAACGCTCTACCGCAACGGTCCTTCGCAGAAGATCCTGCCCGCGCAAGGCTACGGCGCGCTTCATCTGTTCGACGGCGATGCCCTGGTGCATGCGTTCCGGTTCGAGGACGGCGCCGTTCATTACCGCGGCCGCTTCGTCGAGCATCCCACGTATCTTCGAGAGCAGGCGGAAGGCCGCTACTGCATGAACGGCGTCGGCGTCAAGGTCGATGATCCGGTGGAGCCGTTCCGCGTCCAGCCGAACACCAACGTCGTCTTCCATGCAGGCAAGCTGATGGCGCTGGTCGAGAACTCCTGGCCCACCGTGCTCGATGCCGACACGCTCGCGACTCGCGAGACGATGTTCGGATTCGGGGATAGCCAGCTCGGCATGAGCGTGACCGCGCATCCCAAGATCGACGGCAAGACCGGCCAGATGATCATCCACGGCTACCAGCCCTTCGAGCCGTACCTGCAGCTCTACATCGTCGAGCCCGACGGGCGCTGTTCGCTCGCCGAAGCCATCGACGCGCCGTACGCGGTGATGGCGCACGATCTGGCCATCACCGAGAACCACGTCATCTTCGTATGGGCCCCCGCCTATTTCGACGGCATGAAGATCGCCGAAGGTGGCGGCTTCAATGAATCCATCCGGTGGGAGCCCGAGCGCGGGCTGCTGTTCGGCATCCGGCGCCGCGAGCCGGGCGCGAAGACACAGTGGTTCACCGCGCCGTCACCGGGTTTCATCTTCCACCCCGGCAACGCCTACGAGGAAGACGGCAAGATCTACATGGACGCCTGCACCTACCGCGACGGTGGCGCGCTCCTCGAAGCGCTGTCGGGGTTCCGCTCGGCCAAGGTCCGTCCCGGCTTCCACGCCGTTCCCTTTCTGTACGAGTTCGATCTGGCCAGCGGCACCTGCCGCGAGCGCCAGCTCGACGACCGCGGCGCGGAGTTCCCGCGAATCGACGATCGTCTGGTCGGTCACAAGAACCGTTTCGGATACGCCGCCATGAGCCGGCGTGGCAACGACATGGCCGACACGTGGGCAACCGTCGTGCGCTACGATCGCACCGGCGGCCACAGCGTCGTTCATGACTTCGGCAAGTGGCAGTGGCCGAGCGAGCCGGTGTTCGTTCCCAGAAGCGCCGGCTCCGCGGAGGACGACGGCTTCGTGCTGTGCACCGTCTACGACGGCAACACCGATGGCAGCTATGTCGCCGTCCTGGACGCCGCCAACCTCGATGCGAAGCCGCTGGCCAAGTGCCACCTGCAGCACCGCATTCCGATGGGGTTCCACGGCAACTTCGTCGCCTGA
- the pdxH gene encoding pyridoxamine 5'-phosphate oxidase, whose translation MADPIARFQSWFRQAVQAGAVLPEAMVVATADTRGRPSARWVLLKEAGPTGFVFYTNANSRKGREMAANPYAALVFYWEVTGRQIRIEGRLRELDAAAADAYWQERPPASRIASAVSNQSAPIESRAVLMKRYRELAARFPGGSVPRPAHWKGYRVVPDSVEFWERAEPRLHKRELFTRTRGGWKSQILQP comes from the coding sequence ATGGCCGACCCAATCGCGCGATTTCAAAGCTGGTTTCGCCAGGCGGTCCAGGCCGGTGCGGTGCTGCCCGAGGCCATGGTCGTGGCGACCGCGGACACCCGCGGCCGGCCAAGTGCCCGCTGGGTCCTGCTCAAGGAGGCGGGTCCGACGGGTTTCGTCTTCTACACCAACGCCAACAGCCGCAAGGGCCGGGAGATGGCGGCCAATCCCTACGCCGCGCTCGTCTTCTACTGGGAGGTCACCGGCAGACAGATTCGCATCGAGGGCAGGCTGCGCGAGCTGGATGCGGCAGCGGCCGACGCCTATTGGCAGGAACGCCCGCCGGCCAGCCGCATCGCCTCGGCCGTCTCCAATCAGAGCGCGCCCATCGAAAGTCGGGCGGTGCTGATGAAGAGATATCGCGAGCTGGCGGCGAGATTCCCCGGCGGCAGCGTGCCGCGTCCTGCGCACTGGAAGGGCTACCGGGTGGTCCCCGATTCGGTGGAGTTCTGGGAACGCGCCGAGCCGCGCCTGCACAAGCGGGAGCTGTTCACGCGCACGCGCGGCGGCTGGAAGTCGCAGATCCTGCAGCCATAG